The DNA region AGTAGTAGAATCTCTTAAAACTAAAGGAATACAATCTGTCATCTTAAGTGGAGATAATATAGAGAGTGTGGAGAGAGTAGCTAAAAGCATAGGGATTGAAAGATTTTATGCAGGGGTAAATCCCACGCAAAAAGCCGAAGTGGTGGCAAAACTCGCAAAAGAGGGTGGAGTGTGTTTTGTGGGAGATGGAATTAATGATGCTTTAGCGCTTAAACAAGCTAGTTTTGGAATTTCTTTTGTTAATGCCACAGAATTGGCTCAAGAAATAGGGGATGTTTTACTTTTAAAAGATGATTTAAAAGGAATTATTAAGGTATTTGAAATCGCTTTTGCAACTTTAAGTAATATCAAGCAGAATCTATTTTTTGCATACATATATAATATAGTTTTAATTCCTATTGCCGCTGGAGCTTTGTATTCTGTATTTGGGGTTATTTTACAACCAGCATTTGCAGGAATGGCAATGGCATTTAGTTCGGTGAGTGTAGTGAGCAATGCGTTGCGTATTACAAAGTTAAAGCTAAAAGGAGAATAAATGTTCCAAAGGATTCTAGGGATTTTACTCTTTTTTGGAATTGCTTTGTATGGATTAGAATATTTTGTGTTAGAAGAAGAATATCATTTTGATGAAAATAAAATCTATGCTAAAACATTATTTCCACAATTAGACTATGACTTTTTGCTTTTGGAGATTCCTACAAATTCTAGTAATTTTCAAATCAAAAGTTTTCAACTAATCGCTCTTTTTGAAAAAGAGGGCATACAAATGGGGGCAAAATCCTCTGTTATTACTTTTAAAAGAGAGATTAAGGGTGATATTGATGGAGTTAAGAATTATATTATGGGTTTATTTTTACAAGAATACAAAAAAAATAATATTAAGATTCGCTCCATTGAGCTAGAGCAAATAACGCCAACTGATTTTAATCCCAAAACAATGAGAGAGATTGATTTCCACTCTAAACTTTTAAAACGCAAAGAAGGAACTTTTGATGTGGTGGTAGAAGAAAATGGGCGCAATAAAAAAGTGTTTTTTAAATATAATCTTGATGCTACTTTGGAGGGAATTATGACGATAGACGAAATAAGCGGAGGGCAGACAATCACCTATCAAAATGCGCGTGTAGTTGAGATTCCTTTTGAAAAAATTAGTGCTGAATTAATGAGAAGAGAAGAGATTGGCAAAGTGGCAGTGCGCT from Helicobacter colisuis includes:
- the flgA gene encoding flagellar basal body P-ring formation chaperone FlgA — translated: MFQRILGILLFFGIALYGLEYFVLEEEYHFDENKIYAKTLFPQLDYDFLLLEIPTNSSNFQIKSFQLIALFEKEGIQMGAKSSVITFKREIKGDIDGVKNYIMGLFLQEYKKNNIKIRSIELEQITPTDFNPKTMREIDFHSKLLKRKEGTFDVVVEENGRNKKVFFKYNLDATLEGIMTIDEISGGQTITYQNARVVEIPFEKISAELMRREEIGKVAVRSYTPKEVLVTHDRLVAKRVVKKGDKIVVSVQEKGVLLEFVLEALKNGAIGDVIRAKALEGKKTYQVKVIDEGRGILQ